From a single Bacteroidia bacterium genomic region:
- a CDS encoding pitrilysin family protein, producing MLDRSTPPAAQPLKNVSLPDFHRHTLSNGIPVYIMPFGTLEIVEIQVVFKAGQSYQPKTGIASFTARNMPEGTKSYSSLSLAQTLDAYGAWLNHESDDEGVSFSLATLSRHLGNTLPLLHEVITAPLFLAEEFDKMKERTLQQMQVNAQKTSNIARRYFDELLFGKDHPYGMYFGEEALKEITLPELIQYHHNYLYPGNFSIIASGRFDEKNVLNQLEENFGGLILRPALSEISRAARKAPDAPVGRQFFEKKGMQATLRMGYRTVPFSHPDYYPMQVVNTILGGYFGSRLMKNIREEKGYTYGIYSGWVGNKYDGYFVVQSDVGNQYITPTIQEVKAEMRKLSEEGVTEDELQLVSNYLLGKSIGQRETPFQMGDLVRYSIINDIPFKELDRKFEVIQNITTNEIQELANKYLKPDHMLEVVVGEMPAE from the coding sequence ATGCTTGACCGCTCAACCCCACCGGCTGCACAACCACTCAAAAATGTTTCCCTGCCTGATTTTCACAGGCACACGCTGTCCAATGGTATCCCGGTATATATCATGCCTTTTGGTACGCTGGAAATTGTAGAGATTCAGGTGGTTTTTAAAGCCGGACAGTCCTATCAGCCTAAAACAGGTATAGCAAGTTTTACTGCCCGAAATATGCCTGAAGGCACAAAATCGTATTCGAGCCTTTCGCTTGCACAGACACTTGACGCCTACGGTGCCTGGCTAAACCATGAGTCAGATGATGAAGGGGTATCTTTTTCCTTAGCTACGCTTTCCCGGCATCTGGGAAACACCCTTCCATTGCTGCATGAAGTAATTACTGCACCACTTTTTTTGGCTGAAGAATTTGACAAAATGAAGGAGCGGACCCTTCAGCAGATGCAGGTCAATGCGCAAAAAACAAGCAATATCGCACGGCGTTATTTCGACGAATTGCTATTCGGAAAAGATCATCCCTACGGGATGTATTTTGGAGAAGAAGCCCTAAAGGAAATTACCCTTCCGGAGCTCATCCAATATCACCACAACTATTTATACCCCGGCAATTTTTCAATCATTGCCAGTGGGCGTTTTGATGAAAAAAATGTCCTGAACCAATTAGAGGAAAACTTTGGCGGACTGATACTCAGGCCGGCTTTGAGTGAAATCTCCCGTGCCGCGAGAAAAGCGCCTGACGCACCGGTGGGAAGACAATTCTTCGAAAAAAAGGGAATGCAGGCCACTCTCCGTATGGGCTATCGGACAGTTCCTTTTTCGCACCCTGACTACTACCCCATGCAAGTCGTAAATACTATACTTGGCGGATATTTTGGCTCCAGGCTTATGAAGAATATTCGCGAGGAAAAGGGGTACACCTACGGCATCTACTCAGGGTGGGTAGGCAATAAATATGATGGCTATTTTGTCGTGCAAAGTGATGTCGGCAATCAATACATTACGCCAACCATTCAGGAAGTAAAAGCAGAAATGCGCAAGCTATCGGAAGAAGGGGTAACCGAAGACGAGCTCCAATTGGTCAGCAACTATCTTTTAGGGAAAAGTATAGGCCAACGGGAAACGCCCTTTCAGATGGGAGATCTTGTCCGGTATTCCATTATCAATGATATCCCTTTCAAAGAGCTCGACCGCAAATTTGAAGTGATCCAGAATATCACTACGAATGAAATTCAGGAACTGGCCAACAAATACCTGAAACCTGACCACATGCTGGAAGTCGTCGTGGGGGAAATGCCTGCTGAGTAA
- a CDS encoding SH3 domain-containing protein: MKNHFILLLLFTLFYGVCPAQVYNFLNPQPGRMVCVWSESPVFSEPDKRAAIVAVMQFGEEASSLGEEAYVALEKNNYLKVRGADGKVGWVNEFLFVPEGGAAVVLAEGRVYRRPNTISTVTMDFFLPGEIVIMEDVVGQWVKLVSRNREKTGWIEGLEKVSVEPADIELATLMHRVDEEPSSAMRKTLLEELLALAGNSRTEMYDLILARYEGETKNNRTLADLGQSTTGTRTRSLEAATSSGEGVYRSAGTEEVFDPKTGKMRTRITETGKVYEVLGPQNPRTIYFAYHKTLPIGSKIQLHFPDNSGFVELEIVNRLRKDNPAIIGLSRACLQTVFGRTDPGEAIIEYLR; this comes from the coding sequence GTGAAAAATCATTTTATTCTTCTCTTGCTATTCACCCTTTTTTACGGGGTATGCCCTGCGCAGGTTTACAACTTTTTGAATCCTCAGCCTGGCCGAATGGTTTGTGTCTGGAGCGAATCACCGGTTTTTAGTGAACCTGACAAGCGGGCGGCTATTGTTGCGGTGATGCAGTTTGGCGAAGAAGCTTCCAGCCTTGGTGAAGAGGCGTATGTAGCTTTGGAAAAAAACAACTACCTCAAAGTGCGCGGTGCCGATGGAAAGGTTGGCTGGGTGAATGAGTTCCTTTTTGTACCGGAGGGAGGCGCAGCTGTTGTATTGGCGGAGGGGCGTGTATATCGGCGGCCCAACACCATTTCGACGGTGACCATGGATTTTTTTCTGCCGGGAGAAATTGTCATTATGGAAGATGTGGTAGGCCAATGGGTAAAGTTGGTATCCCGTAACCGGGAAAAAACGGGTTGGATTGAAGGGTTGGAGAAAGTAAGTGTAGAGCCTGCAGATATTGAGCTGGCCACGCTTATGCACAGAGTGGATGAAGAGCCTTCTTCAGCCATGCGCAAAACCCTTTTGGAGGAATTGCTGGCGCTGGCGGGTAACAGCCGCACAGAGATGTATGACCTCATTCTTGCCCGATATGAGGGAGAGACGAAAAATAACCGCACCCTCGCAGATCTGGGGCAATCAACTACCGGCACCAGAACACGGAGCCTGGAAGCAGCAACTTCAAGCGGCGAGGGCGTTTATCGAAGCGCAGGAACCGAAGAAGTATTTGACCCCAAAACCGGAAAAATGCGAACGCGGATAACAGAAACAGGCAAAGTCTATGAAGTACTCGGACCTCAAAACCCCCGTACGATTTATTTTGCCTACCACAAAACGCTGCCTATCGGGAGTAAAATCCAGCTGCATTTCCCTGACAACTCAGGTTTTGTGGAGTTGGAAATTGTCAATCGGCTGCGTAAAGACAATCCAGCCATTATCGGGTTATCCCGGGCGTGTTTGCAGACTGTTTTTGGCAGGACTGATCCGGGTGAAGCTATCATAGAATATCTGAGATAA